A part of Streptococcus porcinus genomic DNA contains:
- the ftsY gene encoding signal recognition particle-docking protein FtsY, whose translation MGLFDKLFGSKKPKEKRDFPDVTEMKDDTNDSEPASLADDTTRDDSSVTNDQTEKQLPTRDQSQGELNSVIPPEDENEVPLTSHQTSNYSEAGFESEIFPQQKEIIDTEIKNAQVQEEAGLSHNSKTKEANDHQPGGEETSSYSIVEDEYYPGKVTFDEQLGQKKVSNYDDKPIEVKPSSSEVAEEQVHTEESNQEKYDRSLKKTRSGFASRLNAFLANFRSVDEEFFEELEEMLILSDVGVTVATTLTDQLRQEAKLENAKKPEVLRRVIIEKLVAIYEKDGNYNEKINYQNNLTVMLFVGVNGVGKTTSIGKLAYRYKSEGKKVMLVAADTFRAGAVAQLVEWGRRVDVPVVTGSEKADPASVVFDGVEKAVAENIDILLIDTAGRLQNKENLMAELEKMGRIIKRVIPDAPHETLLALDASTGQNALSQAKEFSKIMPLTGLILTKIDGTAKGGVVLAIRQELDIPVKFIGFGEKIDDIGEFDSEEFMKGLLGNMI comes from the coding sequence ATGGGACTTTTTGATAAATTATTTGGTTCAAAGAAGCCGAAAGAAAAACGTGATTTTCCAGATGTGACTGAAATGAAAGACGACACTAATGATTCAGAACCTGCTAGTTTAGCTGATGATACTACCAGGGATGATTCTAGTGTAACTAATGACCAAACAGAAAAACAATTACCAACAAGAGATCAAAGCCAAGGTGAGCTAAACAGTGTTATCCCACCAGAGGATGAAAATGAAGTACCGTTAACATCGCATCAAACGTCTAATTATTCAGAAGCTGGTTTTGAAAGTGAAATTTTCCCACAACAAAAAGAAATAATTGATACAGAAATTAAGAATGCACAGGTACAAGAAGAGGCGGGACTAAGTCATAATTCTAAGACAAAAGAGGCTAATGACCATCAACCAGGAGGCGAGGAAACTAGTTCTTATTCTATAGTAGAAGATGAATACTATCCAGGTAAAGTAACATTTGACGAGCAATTAGGTCAAAAGAAAGTTTCAAATTATGATGACAAGCCTATAGAAGTTAAGCCTAGTTCTTCAGAAGTAGCGGAAGAACAAGTGCATACAGAGGAAAGTAATCAAGAAAAATATGACCGTAGTCTGAAAAAAACTAGGTCAGGTTTTGCTAGTCGCTTGAATGCTTTTTTAGCTAATTTTAGAAGTGTTGATGAAGAATTCTTTGAAGAGTTAGAGGAGATGCTAATTCTTTCAGATGTCGGTGTGACGGTTGCAACGACTTTAACTGATCAGCTTCGCCAAGAAGCAAAATTAGAAAACGCCAAAAAACCCGAGGTACTAAGACGGGTGATTATTGAAAAATTAGTCGCTATTTATGAAAAAGATGGCAACTATAATGAAAAAATCAATTATCAGAATAATCTGACGGTTATGCTTTTTGTAGGTGTTAATGGCGTTGGTAAGACCACTTCAATCGGCAAGTTAGCCTATCGGTATAAAAGTGAAGGCAAGAAAGTTATGTTAGTAGCTGCTGATACTTTCCGTGCTGGAGCTGTAGCTCAACTAGTTGAATGGGGGCGCCGTGTTGATGTGCCGGTGGTGACTGGTTCTGAAAAAGCTGATCCAGCCTCTGTTGTATTTGATGGAGTCGAGAAAGCAGTTGCTGAAAATATTGATATCCTATTGATTGATACAGCTGGTCGTCTGCAAAACAAGGAAAACCTCATGGCTGAGCTAGAGAAAATGGGACGAATTATTAAAAGAGTTATTCCGGATGCGCCTCATGAAACACTATTAGCTTTAGATGCGTCAACTGGTCAAAATGCTCTTAGTCAAGCTAAAGAGTTTTCAAAAATTATGCCTCTAACAGGTTTGATTTTAACAAAAATTGATGGTACAGCTAAGGGAGGGGTTGTTTTGGCTATTCGTCAAGAATTGGACATCCCTGTTAAATTCATTGGTTTTGGTGAAAAAATTGATGATATTGGAGAATTTGATTCAGAAGAATTCATGAAAGGTTTACTCGGAAATATGATTTAA
- a CDS encoding Cof-type HAD-IIB family hydrolase, translated as MTYKILALDLDGTLFNSEKTVSDANKAALASARELGVKVVITTGRPLAAIGSLLTELDLVNEDDYSITFNGGLVQKNTGQVLDKSSLTFDQVAFIYHELRTLGLPTDILSEGIVYSLPSQDGRKSQYHLANPLLEFVELDSLEDLPRDVIFNKIVTVTDADFLDAQLNRVKEETFANFESFKSRDIIFEVMPKGVHKAFGLQLLCQHLGIAAKEVMAVGDEANDLSMLEWAGLGVAMANGTSDAKQIANVVTSLTNDQSGVAEAVQKYILSEEN; from the coding sequence ATGACTTATAAGATTTTAGCATTGGATCTTGATGGAACACTTTTTAATAGTGAAAAAACTGTCAGTGATGCTAATAAAGCTGCTTTAGCCAGTGCGAGAGAATTGGGTGTAAAAGTTGTGATTACAACGGGTCGTCCTTTGGCGGCTATTGGTAGCTTGTTAACCGAGCTGGATTTGGTGAATGAAGATGATTATAGTATTACTTTTAACGGTGGTTTAGTTCAAAAAAATACTGGTCAGGTTTTGGATAAAAGCTCTTTAACTTTTGATCAAGTTGCTTTTATTTACCATGAATTGAGGACCTTAGGCTTGCCGACAGATATTTTAAGTGAGGGAATTGTTTACAGCCTTCCTAGCCAAGATGGACGCAAGTCACAATACCACTTAGCTAACCCTTTATTGGAATTTGTTGAATTAGATTCTTTAGAGGACTTACCAAGGGATGTTATCTTTAACAAAATTGTAACGGTAACGGATGCAGACTTTTTAGATGCTCAGTTGAATAGGGTCAAAGAGGAAACATTTGCCAACTTTGAATCCTTTAAATCACGTGACATTATTTTTGAGGTTATGCCTAAAGGGGTACACAAAGCCTTTGGGCTCCAACTTCTTTGCCAGCACCTTGGTATTGCTGCTAAGGAAGTCATGGCGGTTGGTGATGAGGCTAATGACCTTAGTATGCTGGAATGGGCTGGTCTAGGAGTGGCTATGGCAAATGGAACCTCAGATGCAAAACAAATTGCTAATGTAGTGACGAGTTTGACTAATGATCAGTCAGGTGTAGCCGAAGCTGTCCAAAAATATATATTAAGCGAGGAAAACTAA
- a CDS encoding Cof-type HAD-IIB family hydrolase has product MIKLVATDMDGTFLTENHTYDKKRLAALLPKLKAKGIIFAVSSGRSLLAIEQLFADFLDDIALIAENGSLVQYQNQVIFADFMTKKQYVEVAERILENPYYVETGMLFSGQKASYILEGASQDYINRMHLFYENIKIISDFDKMDDDSIFKITTTFTGETVLDGSAWLDQKIPYISAVTTGFESIDVILAEVNKGFGIAHLCQALDIKAEEVIAFGDNLNDYQMLEYVGQAVATANARPEIIALADQVIGHCNEQAVLTYLEGLVSEDDL; this is encoded by the coding sequence ATGATAAAATTAGTTGCTACAGATATGGATGGCACCTTTTTAACTGAAAATCATACTTATGATAAGAAACGACTAGCAGCACTGCTTCCCAAGCTGAAAGCTAAGGGGATTATCTTTGCTGTTTCAAGTGGCCGTTCTCTTTTAGCAATTGAGCAACTGTTTGCAGATTTTTTGGACGATATTGCCCTCATTGCGGAAAATGGTTCCTTAGTTCAATACCAGAATCAGGTTATTTTTGCCGATTTTATGACTAAAAAACAATATGTCGAGGTTGCTGAAAGGATTCTAGAAAATCCGTATTATGTTGAAACGGGAATGCTCTTTTCTGGCCAGAAAGCTTCTTATATTTTAGAAGGTGCTAGTCAAGATTACATTAATCGAATGCATTTATTTTATGAAAATATCAAAATAATCAGTGATTTTGATAAGATGGATGACGATTCGATTTTTAAAATCACAACAACATTCACAGGCGAGACGGTTCTAGATGGTAGCGCTTGGTTAGATCAGAAAATCCCATACATTTCAGCTGTGACCACTGGATTTGAATCTATAGATGTTATTTTAGCAGAAGTGAATAAAGGTTTTGGTATTGCTCACTTGTGTCAAGCACTTGATATTAAAGCCGAGGAAGTCATTGCCTTTGGAGATAATCTAAATGATTACCAAATGCTAGAGTATGTTGGCCAGGCAGTCGCAACAGCTAATGCCCGACCAGAAATCATTGCTTTGGCTGACCAGGTTATTGGTCATTGCAATGAACAGGCTGTTTTAACTTATTTAGAAGGGTTGGTGTCAGAAGATGACTTATAA
- the smc gene encoding chromosome segregation protein SMC: protein MFLKKIEMQGFKSFADKTKIEFEKGVTAVVGPNGSGKSNITESLRWALGESSAKSLRGGKMPDIIFAGTESRNALNFAEVAIVLDNSDEFIKAAGKEIRVERHIYRNGDSDYLIDGKKVRLRDIHDLFMDTGLGRDSFSIISQGRVEEIFNSKPEERRAIFEEAAGVLKYKTRKKETQSKLTQTQDNLDRLDDIIYELETQVGPLEKQAAVAREYNQLEGERQVLHLSILVEDVRKDKKQLSQLQMSLEELQKELKEYHQHRELLEAKNQKLKEKRQALNRETESKQAELLELTRALADLEKQIDLIKLETSQKNEKKAEASSQIAELEAEISILRSAEKQKHEILEQLVVSNHENTMALEELQESLQRFSGDPDQLIEQLREDYLALMQKEASLSNQLTLLTSEIEKDNQEQEDQLKAFSEQEKHVAMLEKEHQALLVAYHECSQKLQELLGDYQAKKSQLQDQKESYQDEQGKLFDLLDQKKAKEARLNSLEAIQKNHSQFYAGVRAVLQASNQLSGILGAVSEHLSFDRKYQTALEIALGASSQNIIVENEAAAKEAIAFLKRTKQGRATFLPLTTLKPRYLSESQERQVQSSPGFLGSAESLVSYDSHLAVIFKNLLNTTLIFDSIDNANKAAKLLQYKVRIVTLDGTELRPGGSFAGGANRQSNTTFIKPEIDSLQVSLRELNQHLLEQEKVVAHIQTSLQAAENQLLKLKDSGERARQEEQEVSFKAKQLQERLTDSQEILANMTKIQSQSRERDFQTQKVHLDQELERINQRKDSLSQEIESIKSNKDTINQKKAALTEELAQARLSQRDLANEKRFEESNLDRLENERQIKEEKVAQLKDLLSNHISEEDIDRLPSLEEGLLEIAERKTQVEQKLVGLRFETEDYQAQLEELEVKLQQEQSKSEVFIRQQSRLEAEQEQVSGRLRTHAKVLSEEFQLSFEEAQAKSHQVENLAQAKEKLSKLRRQIKALGPVNSDAIAQYEEVSERLTFLIGQKEDLNKAKNMLLDTIHQMDSEVKARFKVTFEAIRNSFQETFKQMFGGGSADLILTDGDLLTAGIDISVQPPGKKIQSLNLMSGGEKALSALALLFAIIRVKTIPFVILDEVEAALDEANVKRFGDYLNRFDKDSQFIVVTHRKGTMAAADSIYGITMQESGVSKVVSVKLKDSEKLSFLN from the coding sequence ATGTTTTTAAAAAAAATTGAAATGCAGGGCTTCAAATCGTTTGCAGATAAGACCAAAATCGAATTTGAAAAAGGTGTTACTGCAGTTGTTGGTCCTAATGGGTCAGGTAAATCAAATATCACTGAAAGTTTGCGCTGGGCCTTGGGTGAGTCTAGTGCTAAAAGCTTACGTGGCGGTAAAATGCCCGATATTATTTTTGCAGGAACTGAGAGCCGTAATGCTCTTAATTTTGCTGAAGTAGCCATTGTTTTAGACAACTCAGACGAGTTTATTAAAGCTGCTGGTAAAGAAATCCGTGTAGAGCGACATATTTATCGAAATGGAGACAGTGATTACCTCATCGATGGTAAAAAAGTTCGCTTGCGAGACATTCATGATTTATTTATGGATACTGGCTTAGGGCGAGATTCTTTCTCAATCATTTCTCAAGGGCGTGTTGAAGAAATTTTTAACAGCAAACCAGAAGAAAGACGAGCAATCTTTGAAGAAGCAGCTGGAGTACTCAAATATAAAACACGAAAAAAAGAAACACAAAGTAAACTGACCCAAACTCAGGATAATTTGGATCGCTTAGATGATATTATTTATGAATTAGAAACTCAAGTAGGTCCTTTAGAAAAGCAGGCGGCAGTAGCACGAGAGTATAATCAGCTTGAGGGGGAGCGTCAAGTCTTGCACCTGTCAATCTTGGTGGAAGACGTCAGAAAAGATAAAAAGCAACTAAGCCAACTTCAAATGTCTTTAGAAGAACTTCAAAAAGAGTTAAAAGAATATCACCAGCATCGAGAATTGCTGGAAGCAAAAAACCAAAAGCTCAAAGAAAAACGACAAGCTCTGAACCGCGAAACTGAAAGTAAGCAGGCAGAGCTATTAGAATTAACACGAGCTTTGGCTGACCTTGAAAAACAGATTGATCTCATCAAGCTAGAAACAAGTCAAAAAAATGAAAAAAAAGCAGAAGCCAGCAGTCAAATCGCTGAGTTAGAAGCTGAGATAAGTATATTAAGATCAGCTGAGAAGCAAAAACATGAGATTTTAGAGCAGTTGGTAGTCAGTAACCATGAGAATACAATGGCTTTAGAAGAACTGCAAGAGAGCTTACAACGTTTTTCAGGTGATCCCGACCAATTGATTGAACAACTAAGAGAAGATTACTTAGCTCTGATGCAAAAGGAAGCAAGCTTATCCAATCAACTAACTTTGTTGACTTCTGAAATTGAAAAGGACAATCAAGAACAAGAAGATCAGCTTAAGGCTTTTTCTGAACAAGAAAAACATGTTGCTATGTTAGAAAAAGAGCACCAAGCGTTATTGGTAGCTTATCATGAGTGTTCTCAAAAGCTTCAAGAACTATTGGGAGACTACCAAGCTAAAAAGAGTCAACTACAAGATCAAAAGGAAAGTTATCAAGACGAACAAGGAAAGCTTTTTGATTTGTTGGATCAGAAAAAAGCTAAAGAAGCTCGGCTGAATAGTTTGGAAGCCATTCAAAAGAATCACAGTCAATTTTATGCAGGGGTTCGTGCAGTTTTACAAGCCAGTAATCAGTTGTCAGGCATTTTAGGAGCTGTCAGTGAACATTTAAGTTTTGACAGGAAATACCAAACAGCCTTAGAGATTGCTTTAGGTGCAAGCAGTCAAAATATTATTGTTGAAAATGAAGCTGCCGCTAAAGAAGCCATTGCTTTTTTGAAACGGACAAAACAAGGACGAGCAACCTTTTTACCACTTACTACCCTAAAACCTCGTTACTTGTCTGAAAGTCAGGAAAGGCAAGTGCAATCTAGCCCAGGTTTCCTTGGTAGTGCAGAGTCATTAGTATCTTATGACAGTCACTTAGCTGTTATCTTTAAAAATTTATTGAATACAACCCTAATCTTTGATTCTATTGACAATGCCAACAAAGCGGCTAAGCTTTTGCAATATAAGGTCCGTATAGTTACTCTTGATGGAACGGAATTAAGGCCAGGGGGCTCATTCGCAGGAGGAGCTAATCGACAATCGAATACCACCTTTATAAAGCCAGAAATAGATAGTCTTCAAGTTAGTTTAAGGGAGTTAAATCAGCATCTTCTTGAGCAAGAAAAGGTAGTCGCACACATTCAAACAAGTTTACAAGCAGCAGAAAATCAGCTCCTAAAACTTAAAGATTCAGGAGAGCGTGCTCGTCAAGAGGAGCAAGAAGTATCCTTTAAAGCAAAGCAATTGCAAGAGCGTCTAACTGATTCACAAGAGATTTTAGCAAATATGACTAAGATACAGTCTCAAAGCAGAGAGCGTGATTTTCAAACGCAGAAAGTTCACTTGGATCAAGAACTTGAGAGGATTAACCAAAGAAAAGATAGCTTAAGTCAGGAAATTGAGAGTATTAAGAGTAATAAAGATACAATTAATCAGAAAAAAGCTGCCTTAACAGAAGAACTTGCCCAAGCTCGGTTAAGCCAAAGAGACTTGGCTAATGAGAAGCGTTTTGAAGAGAGTAACCTTGATAGATTGGAAAACGAGCGACAGATAAAAGAAGAAAAAGTGGCTCAACTAAAAGACTTATTGTCAAACCATATTTCAGAAGAAGATATTGACCGTCTACCTTCTTTAGAAGAAGGTTTATTGGAAATTGCAGAGCGTAAGACCCAGGTTGAACAAAAATTGGTAGGTCTGCGCTTTGAAACAGAAGATTATCAAGCACAGCTGGAAGAATTAGAAGTTAAGCTTCAGCAAGAACAGTCTAAAAGTGAAGTATTTATTCGACAGCAGAGTAGGTTAGAAGCTGAACAAGAACAAGTTTCAGGACGCTTGCGTACTCATGCAAAAGTCTTATCAGAAGAGTTTCAACTTAGCTTTGAAGAGGCTCAAGCTAAAAGTCACCAGGTTGAGAACTTGGCTCAAGCAAAAGAAAAGCTTTCTAAACTCCGCCGACAAATTAAAGCTCTTGGTCCAGTTAATAGCGATGCTATTGCGCAGTACGAAGAAGTTTCAGAACGCCTAACATTCTTAATTGGTCAAAAAGAAGACCTTAACAAGGCTAAAAATATGCTTCTTGATACTATCCACCAAATGGATTCAGAAGTAAAAGCCCGCTTTAAAGTAACCTTTGAAGCTATTAGAAATAGTTTCCAAGAAACCTTTAAGCAAATGTTTGGTGGAGGTTCTGCAGATCTCATTCTTACTGATGGAGATTTGCTTACTGCAGGGATTGATATTTCCGTGCAACCCCCTGGAAAGAAAATCCAGTCTCTCAATTTGATGTCTGGTGGGGAAAAGGCCCTTTCAGCCCTAGCTCTGCTTTTTGCTATCATCCGTGTAAAAACAATACCTTTTGTTATTCTTGATGAAGTTGAAGCAGCACTTGATGAGGCTAATGTTAAACGTTTTGGTGATTACTTGAATCGTTTTGACAAGGATAGTCAGTTTATTGTGGTTACCCATCGTAAGGGAACGATGGCAGCAGCAGATAGTATTTACGGGATTACGATGCAAGAATCGGGAGTTTCAAAAGTAGTCTCTGTTAAATTGAAAGATTCAGAAAAACTTAGCTTTTTAAATTAA